From Drosophila suzukii chromosome 2R, CBGP_Dsuzu_IsoJpt1.0, whole genome shotgun sequence, a single genomic window includes:
- the Rpp25 gene encoding ribonuclease P protein subunit p25-like protein isoform X1 — MILLDDLKMMHYRKAENVEKELSKSDLPFEDCMPKSQKDFLWMHVKGGTKVSNVIEFAQASLNKGEHRCVVWSGSGGGVIKTISCAEVLKRSHPVYQVNRMAYTSVEEHWKPQMEGLEEIIVNRQIPALHILMSLDELPDSIEGLQKPNTSTDFWEGGRANPQPQHRPQQQQQQQHQGAGGRPNKRHRSGRNKPSQQHGKPSAEENQPNSQSQG, encoded by the exons ATTTTGTTAGACGACCTCAAAATGATGCACTACCGCAAGGCTGAGAACGTGGAAAAGGAGCTGAGCAAAAGCGATTTGCCCTTCGAGGACTGCATGCCCAAGTCGCAAAAGGATTTCCTTTGGATGCAT GTAAAAGGCGGTACTAAAGTGAGCAATGTGATAGAGTTCGCACAGGCATCGCTCAACAAAGGCGAACACAGATGCGTGGTGTGGAGTGGATCCGGTGGCGGAGTGATTAAGACCATATCCTGTGCAGAGGTGCTCAAGCGGAGCCATCCTGTCTACCAAGTGAACCGCATGGCGTATACCAG CGTGGAGGAGCACTGGAAGCCGCAGATGGAGGGTCTCGAGGAGATCATTGTTAACCGCCAGATACCCGCCCTGCACATCCTCATGAGCCTAGACGAGCTGCCGGACAGTATAGAGGG TTTACAGAAGCCAAACACATCCACCGATTTCTGGGAAGGCGGACGGGCTAATCCGCAACCTCAGCACCGcccacagcagcaacagcaacaacaacaccaaGGTGCCGGCGGTCGGCCAAACAAACGCCACAGATCCGGACGCAATAAACCATCCCAACAACACGGAAAACCTTCCGCAGAAGAGAACCAACCAAACAGTCAGAGTCAAGGTTGA
- the Rpp25 gene encoding ribonuclease P protein subunit p25-like protein isoform X2, whose product MMHYRKAENVEKELSKSDLPFEDCMPKSQKDFLWMHVKGGTKVSNVIEFAQASLNKGEHRCVVWSGSGGGVIKTISCAEVLKRSHPVYQVNRMAYTSVEEHWKPQMEGLEEIIVNRQIPALHILMSLDELPDSIEGLQKPNTSTDFWEGGRANPQPQHRPQQQQQQQHQGAGGRPNKRHRSGRNKPSQQHGKPSAEENQPNSQSQG is encoded by the exons ATGATGCACTACCGCAAGGCTGAGAACGTGGAAAAGGAGCTGAGCAAAAGCGATTTGCCCTTCGAGGACTGCATGCCCAAGTCGCAAAAGGATTTCCTTTGGATGCAT GTAAAAGGCGGTACTAAAGTGAGCAATGTGATAGAGTTCGCACAGGCATCGCTCAACAAAGGCGAACACAGATGCGTGGTGTGGAGTGGATCCGGTGGCGGAGTGATTAAGACCATATCCTGTGCAGAGGTGCTCAAGCGGAGCCATCCTGTCTACCAAGTGAACCGCATGGCGTATACCAG CGTGGAGGAGCACTGGAAGCCGCAGATGGAGGGTCTCGAGGAGATCATTGTTAACCGCCAGATACCCGCCCTGCACATCCTCATGAGCCTAGACGAGCTGCCGGACAGTATAGAGGG TTTACAGAAGCCAAACACATCCACCGATTTCTGGGAAGGCGGACGGGCTAATCCGCAACCTCAGCACCGcccacagcagcaacagcaacaacaacaccaaGGTGCCGGCGGTCGGCCAAACAAACGCCACAGATCCGGACGCAATAAACCATCCCAACAACACGGAAAACCTTCCGCAGAAGAGAACCAACCAAACAGTCAGAGTCAAGGTTGA
- the LOC108018186 gene encoding FAD-dependent oxidoreductase domain-containing protein 1: MSCLGRVLRSGALRQLRSLSGKPQGDVLPPSCDVLIIGGGGMGASSAFWLKSRTLQLGKKLNVLVVERDAGYTSASTVLSVGGVRQQFSLAENIEMSLFGYSFVVNGEKHLGDVDLCYQPNGYLILASSKGAHILAQNSKLQNELGARNELLGPKALQRRFPWLSTEGVELGCHGIDKEGWFDPWALLMGYKKKARALGANFANGSVVGFEWNESGALSGAVVDAGDGVHRTVKFDTCVLAAGAYSGQVARLAGIGDPNAKESSLTVALPVEPRKRYVYVFSTQGRNCPGVATPLTVDPDGTYFRRDGLCGNFLCGRSPSEDEEPECETLDVDHGYFESNVWPTLASRVPAFESVKIQSSWAGYYDHNTFDANGIIGRHPHYSNLFIAAGFSGHGIQQTPAVGRAISELILDGKFSTLDLSRLGFERLVNKEPMFEVNIV, translated from the exons ATGTCGTGCCTGGGACGAGTTCTGCGATCGGGTGCACTGCGTCAGCTTCGATCCTTAAGCGGGAAGCCACAAGGGGACGTCCTTCCCCCAAGCTGCGATGTCCTGATAATCGGTGGCGGTGGGATGGGTGCCTCTTCCGCTTTTTGGCTAAAATCCCGGACGCTGCAGCTTGGAAAAAAGCTCAATGTGCTGGTGGTGGAGCGAGATGCTGGC TACACCAGCGCCTCTACGGTGCTTTCTGTTGGTGGGGTTCGCCAGCAATTCTCCTTAGCAGAGAACATTGAGATGTCGCTCTTCGGCTACAGCTTCGTGGTGAACGGAGAGAAGCACTTGGGCGACGTGGATCTCTGTTACCAGCCGAACGGCTACCTGATCTTGGCTTCCTCAAAGGGAGCCCATATCCTGGCACAGAACTCCAAGTTGCAGAACGAGTTGGGAGCCCGAAACGAGCTGCTTGGTCCGAAGGCTCTGCAACGAAGGTTCCCGTGGCTGTCTACAGAGGGCGTGGAGCTGGGATGCCACGGGATCGACAAGGAGGGATGGTTTGATCCGTGGGCTCTGCTAATGGGCTACAAGAAGAAAGCTCGTGCTCTGGGCGCCAATTTCGCTAACGGCTCGGTGGTGGGTTTCGAGTGGAATGAATCGGGAGCCCTTTCAGGAGCTGTGGTGGATGCCGGTGACGGAGTACACCGCACGGTGAAGTTTGACACCTGCGTCCTGGCAGCAGGAGCCTATTCGGGCCAAGTGGCGCGTCTGGCAGGCATCGGTGATCCAAATGCGAAGGAGAGTTCCCTGACGGTAGCTCTGCCAGTGGAGCCCCGCAAGCGATACGTCTATGTGTTCAGCACTCAGGGCCGGAACTGTCCGGGTGTGGCCACGCCTCTGACCGTCGACCCGGATGGCACCTACTTCCGGCGAGATGGTCTATGTGGGAACTTTCTTTGCGGCCGCAGTCCCAGCGAAGACGAGGAGCCGGAGTGCGAAACGCTGGACGTGGACCATGGCTATTTTGAATCAAATGTCTGGCCCACACTGGCGAGCCGAGTTCCGGCCTTCGAGTCGGTGAAGATCCAGAGCAGCTGGGCGGGCTACTACGACCACAACACATTCGACGCGAACGGCATTATTGGCAGACATCCTCACTACAGCAATCTTTTCATAGCGGCCGGTTTCAGCGGGCACGGCATCCAGCAGACTCCGGCCGTGGGTCGAGCCATTTCCGAACTGATCCTGGACGGCAAGTTCAGCACTCTGGATCTTTCTCGCCTCGGCTTCGAACGGCTGGTGAACAAAGAGCCCATGTTCGAGGTGAATATCGTTTGA
- the Mob4 gene encoding MOB kinase activator-like 4 isoform X1, giving the protein MKMADGSTILRRNRPGTKSKDFCRWPDEPLEEMDSTLAVQQYIQQLIKRDPSNVELILTMPEAQDEGVWKYEHLRQFCMELNGLAVRLQKECSPSTCTQMTATDQWIFLCAAHKTPKECPAIDYTRHTLDGAACLLNSNKYFPSSVSHRVSIKESSVTKLGSVCRRVYRIFSHAYFHHRRIFDEFEAETYLCHRFTHFVTKYNLMSKENLIVPINAAENAAPGESEA; this is encoded by the exons ATGAAGATGGCTGACGGCTCGACCATATTGCGTAGGAACCGGCCAGGCACAAAATCCAAG GACTTCTGTCGCTGGCCCGACGAGCCCCTGGAGGAGATGGACAGCACGCTGGCGGTGCAGCAGTACATCCAGCAGCTGATCAAGCGCGACCCGAGCAATGTGGAGCTCATCCTGACCATGCCGGAGGCGCAGGACGAGGGTGTGTGGAAGTACGAGCACCTGCGCCAGTTCTGCATGGAGCTCAATGGCCTGGCCGTGCGGCTGCAGAAGGAGTGCTCACCGTCGACGTGCACCCAGATGACGGCCACCGACCAGTGGATATTCCTGTGCGCCGCCCACAAGACGCCCAAGGAGTGTCCGGCCATCGACTACACGCGCCACACTCTGGACGGAGCCGCGTGTCTGCTGAACAGCAACAAGTACTTCCCGAGCAG TGTCTCCCACAGGGTGTCCATCAAGGAGTCGTCAGTGACCAAGCTCGGTTCCGTGTGCCGGCGTGTGTACCGCATATTTTCGCACGCCTACTTTCATCATCGTCGCATCTTCGACGAGTTCGAGGCCGAAACGTATCTGTGCCACCGATTTACGCATTTCGTCACAAAATATAATCTGATGTCCAAGGAGAATCTTATCGTGCCCATCAACGCGGCTGAGAACGCGGCCCCCGGCGAGAGCGAGGCCTAG
- the Mob4 gene encoding MOB kinase activator-like 4 isoform X2, with the protein MKMADGSTILRRNRPGTKSKDFCRWPDEPLEEMDSTLAVQQYIQQLIKRDPSNVELILTMPEAQDEGVWKYEHLRQFCMELNGLAVRLQKECSPSTCTQMTATDQWIFLCAAHKTPKECPAIDYTRHTLDGAACLLNSNKYFPSRVSIKESSVTKLGSVCRRVYRIFSHAYFHHRRIFDEFEAETYLCHRFTHFVTKYNLMSKENLIVPINAAENAAPGESEA; encoded by the exons ATGAAGATGGCTGACGGCTCGACCATATTGCGTAGGAACCGGCCAGGCACAAAATCCAAG GACTTCTGTCGCTGGCCCGACGAGCCCCTGGAGGAGATGGACAGCACGCTGGCGGTGCAGCAGTACATCCAGCAGCTGATCAAGCGCGACCCGAGCAATGTGGAGCTCATCCTGACCATGCCGGAGGCGCAGGACGAGGGTGTGTGGAAGTACGAGCACCTGCGCCAGTTCTGCATGGAGCTCAATGGCCTGGCCGTGCGGCTGCAGAAGGAGTGCTCACCGTCGACGTGCACCCAGATGACGGCCACCGACCAGTGGATATTCCTGTGCGCCGCCCACAAGACGCCCAAGGAGTGTCCGGCCATCGACTACACGCGCCACACTCTGGACGGAGCCGCGTGTCTGCTGAACAGCAACAAGTACTTCCCGAGCAG GGTGTCCATCAAGGAGTCGTCAGTGACCAAGCTCGGTTCCGTGTGCCGGCGTGTGTACCGCATATTTTCGCACGCCTACTTTCATCATCGTCGCATCTTCGACGAGTTCGAGGCCGAAACGTATCTGTGCCACCGATTTACGCATTTCGTCACAAAATATAATCTGATGTCCAAGGAGAATCTTATCGTGCCCATCAACGCGGCTGAGAACGCGGCCCCCGGCGAGAGCGAGGCCTAG
- the Rab2 gene encoding ras-related protein Rab-2: protein MSYAYLFKYIIIGDTGVGKSCLLLQFTDKRFQPVHDLTIGVEFGARMITIDGKQIKLQIWDTAGQEAFRSITRSYYRGAAGALLVYDITRRETFNHLTTWLEDARQHSNSNMVIMLIGNKSDLDSRREVKKEEGEAFAREHGLVFMETSARTAANVEEAFINTAKEIYEKIQEGVFDINNEANGIKIGQQHSPTNPSLPGAGGAAGAANGGCC from the exons ATGTCCTACGCGTACTTGTTCAAATACATCATTATCGGCGATACAG GCGTGGGCAAGTCCTGCCTGCTGCTCCAGTTCACCGACAAGCGATTCCAACCGGTGCACGACCTGACCATCGGAGTGGAGTTTGGAGCACGCATGATCACCATCGACGGCAAACAGATCAAGCTGCAAATCTGGGACACAGCTGGCCAGGAGGCCTTCAG ATCCATCACACGCTCCTACTACCGCGGAGCTGCCGGCGCTCTGCTGGTGTACGACATCACACGGCGGGAGACCTTCAACCACCTGACCACCTGGCTGGAGGACGCGCGCCAGCACTCCAACTCAAACATGGTGATCATGCTGATCGGCAACAAGAGCGACTTGGACTCGCGGCGTGAGGTAAAGAAGGAGGAAGGCGAAGCCTTTGCCCGCGAGCACGGACTGGTATTCATGGAGACGTCGGCGCGCACGGCGGCCAACGTGGAGGAGGCGTTCATAAACACGGCCAAGGAGATTTACGAGAAGATCCAAGAGGGCGTCTTCGACATCAACAATGAG GCTAACGGCATCAAGATCGGCCAACAGCACTCGCCCACAAACCCGTCGCTGCCAGGAGCCGGAGGAGCAGCTGGAGCTGCAAACGGTGGATGCTGCTAG
- the chk gene encoding monocarboxylate transporter 14 — MAKLASEPKASNNNSCEAVNNNNQNGVFTNYQALPLTPAPANTPLHKAIKHDLFPEVTFCNLSAEELADGAGHSRVVRSSIVALDDGTLTIMMNGNGQVKKRKRLISNESGDSIDSNSTEKKTPKMPDGGYGWVVVFASLVVSLIADGLSFSFGLINAELLDYFGESTSKTAWISSLFFSVPLLMGPIWSNLVDKYGCRKMTIIGGVVSAFGFALSSFCNSIEMLMVTFGIISGLGLGIGYVTAVVSIAFWFDKKRTFATGIGASGTGIGTFVYARLTSYLMESYGWRGATLILGGTMLNACVCGALMRDPDWLIEENRLESRSQSVTTFSNSSVCLEEIKKLLDTGITKEAVLDSLVTKNNTEANQQIDDPLDSALKRYRSEIFLPTFLSTQELDSIYEVKSLSRRSLRHKEGAEAPSRENLLSMSSGAGAYPTSTAVIGSPDDTLMGGIAQGAVDAARKAYLASIETLSPSEKRSIGGGSPNGSMRSSDEGYLTQKHASSRYSLNENLFMAKHTTPSISNLKVNGLRHNSVDILSEDMHCYYSKDETFALLEPSRRIGPTVIVIPEQEHPVNSELAMRRARLDSITGIRRLSRSKKPSYHRSNLRRNISIRNSNFLKDMRIHRNSIHYRGAMLNTHRYRLRASSCPNIYRNSMTTIAKEEEDTWYDSFVDTMKSIFDFSLFLDMKFALFNLSTLFLFIWFIIPYLYLPEYMKQYHYDVSVSAELISHVGVAQTIGMIGLGYLGDLPWMNINICYSLCMLVCGASVFFMPLLMTSYIGLMIMCIIFGFTFASSFSFTPSILVSIVDLDDFTCAYGLVLLVQGVGMIAGPPIAGVIYENTGRWDDTFYYAGIFIALSGVCSYLIEFCEKKAPKESDSDVSETKKAQLLH; from the exons ATGGCCAAGCTAGCGTCGGAACCGAAAGCCTCCAACAACAACAGTTGCGAGGCggtcaacaacaacaaccagaaTGGAGTGTTCACCAACTATCAGGCCCTGCCCCTCACGCCTGCCCCGGCCAACACACCCCTCCACAAGGCCATTAAGCATGACCTCTTCCCGGAGGTCACCTTCTGCAACCTATCTGCGGAGGAGCTGGCGGACGGGGCGGGTCACAGCCGGGTGGTCAGGAGCAGCATCGTCGCCCTGGACGACGGCACCTTGACCATCATGATGAACGGCAACGGGCAGGTGAAGAAGCGGAAGCGCCTGATCTCGAACGAGTCCGGCGATTCGATTGACTCCAATTCCACGGAGAAGAAGACGCCCAAGATGCCCGATGGTGGCTACGGATGGGTGGTGGTCTTTGCCTCGCTGGTGGTGTCCCTCATCGCCGACGGACTGAGCTTCTCGTTTGGACTGATCAACGCCGAACTGCTGGACTACTTTGGGGAATCCACCTCGAAGACCGCCTGGATATCCTCGCTGTTCTTCTCTGTGCCCCTGCTGATGGGCCCCATCTGGTCCAACCTGGTGGACAAGTACGGCTGCCGCAAGATGACCATCATTGGCGGCGTGGTCTCCGCCTTTGGATTCGCGCTCTCCTCCTTCTGCAACTCCATCGAGATGCTGATGGTGACCTTTGGCATAATCTCGGGTCTGGGTCTGGGCATCGGGTACGTCACAGCGGTGGTGTCCATTGCCTTCTGGTTCGACAAGAAGCGCACCTTTGCCACCGGAATCGGAGCCTCAGGCACTGGCATCGGTACTTTTGTGTACGCCCGCCTCACCTCCTACCTTATGGAGTCGTACGGCTGGCGAGGAGCCACTCTAATCCTTGGAGGTACCATGCTCAACGCCTGCGTGTGCGGCGCCCTGATGCGCGATCCCGACTGGCTGATCGAGGAGAACCGGCTGGAGAGCCGGTCCCAGAGCGTTACCACCTTCTCCAACTCCAGTGTCTGCCTGGAGGAAATCAAGAAGCTGCTGGACACTGGCATCACCAAGGAGGCCGTGCTGGACTCGCTGGTGACCAAGAACAACACGGAGGCCAACCAGCAGATCGACGATCCACTGGACTCGGCCCTCAAGCGCTACCGCAGCGAGATCTTCCTGCCCACCTTCCTGAGCACACAGGAGCTGGACAGCATCTACGAGGTGAAGAGCCTGAGCCGGCGATCTCTGCGGCACAAGGAGGGTGCGGAGGCCCCATCGCGCGAGAACCTCCTTTCCATGTCCTCGGGAGCAGGTGCCTATCCGACATCGACGGCCGTCATCGGATCGCCGGACGACACCCTAATGGGCGGCATCGCTCAAGGGGCGGTGGACGCGGCCAGGAAGGCCTACCTGGCCTCGATTGAAACTCTGTCGCCGTCGGAGAAGCGCTCCATCGGTGGTGGCTCACCCAATGGATCAATGCGCTCCTCGGACGAAGGCTACCTTACCCAGAAGCACGCCAGCTCCCGGTACTCGCTGAACGAGAACCTTTTCATGGCCAAGCACACGACGCCATCGATCTCCAACCTAAAGGTGAACGGACTGCGGCACAATTCGGTGGACATCCTGAGCGAGGACATGCACTGCTACTACTCGAAGGACGAGACCTTCGCCTTGCTGGAACCGAGCCGGCGGATCGGGCCCACGGTAATAGTCATCCCAGAGCAGGAGCATCCAGTTAATAGCGAGCTGGCCATGCGACGAGCCCGTCTGGACAGCATCACCGGGATCCGTCGGCTGTCGCGCTCCAAGAAGCCCAGCTACCACCGATCGAACCTGCGCCGCAACATCTCGATCCGTAATTCCAACTTCCTCAAGGACATGCGCATCCACCGCAACTCGATCCACTACCGCGGGGCCATGCTGAACACGCATCGCTACCGGCTGCGCGCCTCCTCGTGTCCCAACATCTACCGCAACTCGATGACCACCATCGCCAAAGAGGAGGAGGAT ACCTGGTACGACAGTTTCGTGGACACCATGAAGTCCATCTTTGACTTTTCCCTCTTTTTGGACATGAAGTTCGCCCTCTTCAATCTTTCTACGTTGTTTTTGTTCATTTG GTTCATTATCCCCTATCTGTACCTACCCGAATACATGAAGCAATACCATTACGATGTGAGCGTGAGTGCCGAGTTGATATCGCATGTTGGCGTAGCCCAAACGATAGGCATGATAGGACTGGGCTATCTGGGCGATCTGCCCTGGATGAACATCAACATATGCTACTCGCTATGCATGTTGG TTTGCGGAGCCTCGGTGTTCTTTATGCCCCTTCTGATGACCAGCTACATAGGTCTGATGATCATGTGCATCATTTTCGGATTCACGTTCGCCAGCTCTTTTTCGTTTACGCCCAGCATTCTGGTCAGTATTGTTGACCTGGACGATTTCACTTGTGCCTACGGTCTGGTCTTGCTGGTGCAGGGTGTAGGCATGATCGCAGGACCCCCAATAGCGGGCGTTATCTACGAGAATACGGGCAG ATGGGACGACACCTTCTATTATGCTGGCATATTTATCGCACTCTCCGGCGTATGTTCGTATCTAATCGAGTTCTGCGAGAAGAAAGCACCTAAGGAGAGTGATAGTGATGTCTCAGAGACTAAAAAAGCTCAACTTTTACACTAG
- the LOC108017998 gene encoding uncharacterized protein codes for MWLPGQNPLTGSINCYNSSGSSSNNCNNHPIAQYILRWPVINPLAFLMNDIRSKSFYRAGKATSAASASATTTTKSFDNSQNNNPRTYNNSGKSNKVFLHYIPRDPRLRIFNKTATLNKHSNRTLSELNITEDLCNYGELIGGSAETVKLVLVKS; via the coding sequence ATGTGGCTGCCAGGGCAAAATCCGCTTACCGGCAGCATAAACTGCTAcaacagcagcggcagcagcagcaacaactgcaACAACCATCCAATCGCTCAATATATTCTCCgttggcctgtgataaacccCCTAGCGTTCTTAATGAATGACATTCGGTCCAAGTCATTCTATCGTGCAGGCAAAGCAACATCTGcagcatccgcatccgcaaCGACCACGACCAAATCGTTCGATAACAGCCAGAACAACAATCCCCGTACTTACAACAACAGCGGCAAGTCGAACAAGGTGTTCCTTCACTATATACCCCGCGATCCGCGCCTAAGAATTTTCAACAAGACCGCCACCCTGAATAAACACTCGAATCGCACTCTGAGCGAGCTAAACATAACTGAAGATCTGTGCAATTATGGTGAATTGATTGGCGGCAGTGCTGAAACAGTGAAACTAGTGCTAGTGAAATCTTAA